The Streptomyces achromogenes genome window below encodes:
- a CDS encoding PPOX class F420-dependent oxidoreductase, with product MAPNIATNTTVSLDELLDFVRPRHRAILLTRRADGGPQASPLTCGVDDSGRIVVSTYPERAKTRNAKRDTRVGVLVLSDDWNGPWVQIDGAAEVVDAPDSVEPLVEYYRNIAGEHPDWDEYRRAMRKQGKSIIRITPERWGPVATGGFPARLVTGADE from the coding sequence ATGGCACCGAACATCGCGACGAACACCACGGTCTCCCTGGACGAGCTGCTGGACTTCGTCCGTCCACGCCACCGTGCGATCCTGCTGACCCGGCGTGCCGACGGCGGCCCGCAGGCCTCACCGCTGACCTGCGGGGTCGACGACTCGGGGCGCATCGTCGTCTCCACGTATCCCGAGCGGGCCAAGACGCGCAACGCCAAGCGGGACACGCGCGTCGGCGTCCTCGTGCTCAGCGACGACTGGAACGGGCCGTGGGTCCAGATCGACGGCGCCGCCGAGGTGGTCGACGCCCCCGACTCCGTCGAACCGCTCGTGGAGTACTACCGCAACATCGCCGGCGAGCACCCCGACTGGGACGAGTACCGCCGGGCCATGCGCAAGCAGGGCAAGTCGATCATCCGGATCACTCCGGAGCGGTGGGGCCCGGTGGCCACCGGCGGCTTCCCGGCACGCCTGGTCACCGGCGCCGACGAGTAG
- a CDS encoding TetR/AcrR family transcriptional regulator translates to MAETAKDPAAHTSVWLEGKARRRGRGGGQLSGLDRDRITEAAVRLLDAEGLAGFSMRRLAAELNVTAMSVYWYVDTKDDLLELALDAAFGELSELLPDPADDDVDWRDQLRALARAYRDLLVRHPWLSPLAGTFLNVGPEHLAFSRVVQRVVRRTGIPTRGLGAAIAAVFQFVYGFGTIEGHFLARCTAVGMTPDDYFRRAMSEAGQVPPAAEVVKEAGDIMAARGDDTVEEMWERDFAFALDLLIAGIEAMAERG, encoded by the coding sequence ATGGCCGAGACCGCCAAGGATCCCGCCGCGCACACCAGCGTGTGGCTGGAAGGCAAAGCGCGTCGCCGGGGCCGCGGCGGGGGTCAGCTCTCCGGACTCGACCGGGACCGGATCACCGAGGCCGCCGTGCGGCTGCTGGACGCCGAGGGGCTGGCCGGGTTCTCCATGCGGCGGCTGGCGGCCGAGCTGAACGTGACGGCGATGTCCGTCTACTGGTACGTCGACACCAAGGACGACCTGCTCGAACTCGCCCTGGACGCCGCCTTCGGCGAGTTGTCGGAGCTGCTGCCCGATCCGGCGGACGACGACGTTGACTGGCGCGACCAGCTGCGCGCGCTCGCCCGGGCCTACCGCGACCTGCTGGTCCGGCATCCCTGGCTGTCGCCGCTGGCCGGCACGTTCCTCAACGTCGGCCCCGAACACCTCGCCTTCTCCCGCGTCGTCCAGCGCGTCGTCCGCCGCACCGGGATCCCGACGCGCGGCCTCGGGGCGGCCATCGCCGCCGTCTTCCAGTTCGTGTACGGCTTCGGCACCATCGAGGGCCACTTCCTCGCCCGCTGCACGGCCGTCGGCATGACCCCGGACGACTACTTCCGCCGCGCGATGAGCGAGGCCGGCCAGGTCCCGCCGGCCGCCGAAGTGGTCAAGGAGGCCGGAGACATCATGGCGGCGCGCGGCGACGACACGGTCGAGGAGATGTGGGAGCGCGACTTCGCATTCGCCCTGGACCTGCTGATCGCGGGCATCGAGGCGATGGCCGAGCGCGGCTGA
- a CDS encoding YceI family protein, with protein MGLTAKIRTRDGWAVSHAVVTVTDMTGGQVLRAEADAEGAVRDATALAPGAYTVIVTAVGYAPAASSAIVTASGRAEVGTVTLARQGGSELPPPGPWTVDPAHSAVGAVAQHLGISSVHGRFTEFAAAVEVAPDDVTKSRVEAVIRAASIDTGNAVRDAHLRSADFLDVERYPEIVYRSDGLTPAGPDRWTVHGELTMRGVARPVELDLAYLGTGSDPWGGTRAAFRATAQLRREDFAMNYNQVVQAGIAAIGTTLKVELDVQAVQGDALPQLEA; from the coding sequence ATGGGACTGACCGCGAAGATCCGCACGCGGGACGGATGGGCCGTGTCGCACGCGGTCGTCACGGTGACCGACATGACGGGCGGACAGGTGCTGCGCGCCGAGGCCGACGCGGAAGGGGCCGTGCGGGACGCGACCGCACTCGCCCCCGGGGCCTACACGGTGATCGTCACCGCCGTCGGGTACGCACCCGCGGCCTCCAGCGCGATCGTCACGGCGAGCGGAAGGGCGGAGGTCGGGACCGTGACCCTGGCCCGGCAGGGCGGTTCGGAGCTGCCCCCGCCCGGCCCCTGGACCGTCGACCCGGCGCACTCCGCCGTCGGCGCGGTCGCCCAGCACCTGGGCATCTCCAGCGTGCACGGCAGGTTCACGGAGTTCGCGGCGGCCGTCGAGGTCGCCCCGGACGACGTCACGAAGTCCCGGGTGGAGGCGGTGATCCGGGCGGCCTCCATCGACACCGGCAACGCGGTGCGCGACGCCCATCTGCGCTCGGCCGACTTCCTGGACGTCGAGCGGTACCCGGAGATCGTCTACCGCTCGGACGGACTGACCCCGGCCGGCCCCGACCGCTGGACGGTCCACGGCGAGCTGACCATGCGCGGCGTCGCCCGCCCCGTGGAGCTGGACCTGGCCTACCTCGGCACGGGCTCCGACCCGTGGGGCGGCACCCGGGCCGCCTTCCGCGCGACCGCGCAGCTGCGGCGCGAGGACTTCGCCATGAACTACAACCAGGTCGTCCAGGCCGGCATCGCGGCCATCGGGACGACGCTGAAGGTGGAGCTGGACGTCCAGGCGGTGCAGGGGGACGCGCTGCCGCAGCTCGAGGCCTAG